The DNA sequence CGCTGGACCGCCgtcacggcctcttacgcaaccatcccATATTAAAACAATTTATCAAAGGAGTCGAATAAAACGACATTCTTAACAATTTCATTCCCCCATAGAACATGGTCTGGAATAATTCTAAaataaaatcatttttctcaaaatctaaaacatttataaatcaaACATTTGGATATGTAAAAATACTTAACTATTCTGACAAAGAATAACAGAAGAGTACTTGAATAATTAGAATTTATTTCAGtgatatataaaatatttatctattctcAACTTAGAATAGAGAAGATAAACTTGCCATTGCTCATTAGCAATTACGCACGCTCACAATAACACATTGTCTCATTCACTCATATCACAACATAACCCGTTTATGTTTCAATAATCCTTGTATCTGCAGCTTCTGCGGTTTCCCGATATATAATACAGTCCAACTTTACTCTTGATCAACGTCTTGCCTTGATTGTCTCGATTGacccgcatctataattaaaagataccaCTTTAATCATgaattactcgacgaactgttCGTCTAAtaccttatcgtctacccatacgatagccaaCACATAAAGAAATCAATTAAACACAAAAATCTTGACCCACGTcggcacataattcacatagtaAACATAtaattcacgtatcacataaCTCGGTTCATCAAAAGATTCAGTTggatacgtttaaaactgaattCGGGTCAAAATACAATTTTTCAGTATATATCCGATTAAGAACGACTCGTATAATAAGCGACCATTCGATACAAAAAAATATATGTCgcgaaagtatttttaataaaagcgaaatatttttctgaggTTAGATGCATTCGTTTCATATTACACGGACGGACGGTATATTTATTATGGATAAAAtagaaataattaaattaataatttcgTACATTTGGGGCTTGGTTTGAATAATTGAGCCGCTTGGGTGAGCTTAAATAGTTGAAATTTGGGTTCGGTTGCCATAGTAGAATACAATATAAATTATTTAGGTTTCTCGGTAAATTAAATAGTTTGAAAAAAATAGGACAAATTTTGAAATCTTCTTTATATATTCAATTCAACTTAAATAATATCAAGAAATGTTAAAGACTCTGAATTGGTATAAAAAAGTTCACCGCATTTCACGTGTTATATGTGATACGTTGTGTGATGACCTCATAAAATCTCGGGGTGAGCGAGGATCGAATCCAGAACCTATGAGGATAGATTATAAACTTTTTAACCACTTGAGATATCCAACCGTGCTTTGATGATGATTCGATACTTAGTGATAGTGttcataaaaatattttataatatcaTATCATCAATTCAATACAAATCAAATATGATATGGTTCGGATTTTCGAATCAGATATTCAATCTTACAGATATAGAAACAATGAAAATCACGTGATAAATATATTACCAATTAAACACGTTTTAATTTGTGGGCGCATACGTATGTATTGTCTTCTTACTATTAATAAGAATGTCAATAACTATTATATAACACACATAAATATTCACGAAATTTCATTAtatgaatttaaaatttaataaaataataatttatgtgcGTGTAAAATTGAGATGAAAGAATGAATTTTACAAAACTATAACCATTAACCAATGTTAATTAAAAGGGTGTCTCGAAATTACGTGTGTCAAATTAGTATATGCAATATCAATTTTATTTGTAAGAAAATGATAAATGATAGATTAACATCTCATTGTTAAAAAAATGGAGAACGAATTTAGAATtgttaacatttttcttttaTCTTTACTTGATTCTTTTATCACAGTGTTAATTTATTTGTAAAGTTTTGAATCAGATTGAACCTGGTTAAATTTTCGATCTATCGACAATCCTATTTATTAACATTAATGTGATAATACATATTTATAGGCTAATAATTACTATTCAATTAGTAAACGATCTTGCGTATCTTTCGGTTAAATGATAAACTTTCTTGAACAAAAGAAATTCCTCCGTATGAAATATATTTCAACACGAATATGACAGTCTGACGAAAAAACAGTAACATATcaaattttcaataaattttaattttttagaTCGTAATCAATTTCATATTAACTTCCAAATTTGTTAACCTTTTAAGAATTATAATTGCTACATccaaaaaatataaataaattcaAGCACTTCTATATAACCAATGACATTAAtctaattttaaatattattttccCAGTCACTTCCAATTGTTAATATATATTCGATTTATAAATATCGAGAAAGATAAAACCAAAAAAATGGATAAAtttatataatacaatataaaatatacattattttaaaatataatagtAATTAAATTAAACATTTTAAAAAATGTGTTAAATAGAATCAATATTTTTCCCCAAATCACCAGTATAAAATGGCACATATACTCAAGTACTACCACTTGTCGACATTTGGTCATCCCCAACACAACAAACTTAAACTAAACACAATCCCTAAATTCAAACATCACTTTCCTCAAACATTTCAAACACAAaccaaacacaaactcaaactcAACTCAAACTCGCCCACGTTTCACAATCTCAACTCGCCACTTCAAACTCACCAACCAATGGGCTCTTTATTACATTTCCCAGACCTTAACACCGCCGCCACCACCAACAACAATAGCCCTAATAAAATAATCCAACCGAAACTCGAACCTCTCGACTCAGTCATTGACTCGGACTCACTCGCTCCCCCACCAGGTATTCCATTTCCCCTTTCTCAAACCCTAAttcaaaaccctaaccctaataGCAATTCCACCGTTTATTCTGAGTTTTCTCGTATTTCCGAGCTATTCAAAACTGCATTTTCCGATAAATGCCCTCAAAACGACGTAGTTTTAAGTCCAAATGCACTCGCAATTGTTCCGGTTGATGAGAAGCATCAGCGCCAGGGAAATGTTAGTAATGTGGGTAGGGTTAGGGCTCCGCAGCACTCGTCTGAGTTGGTTAGGGTTACTGATCTTAGTATCGAAGATGAGAAGTATTTTCGAGAAGTGGTTAGGAAGACTAGAATGTTGTATGAGAATCTTCGTGTTTATGGGAACTTGAGTGATGAGAGAGAGATGGTTTCGAGGAGGAGTAGGAATGATTTGAAGGCGTCCGCGGTGATGAGAGAGAGGGGGTTATGGTTGAATAGGGATAAGAGAATTGTGGGAGCTATTCCCGGGGTTGAGATAGGGGATGTTTTCTTTTTTAGGATGGAATTGTGTGTTGTTGGAATTCACGAGCAGCCTCAGGCTGGGATTGATTATTTGCCTTCGAGTAGGAGTTCGAATGGGGAGCCGATTGCGACTAGTATTATTGTTTCGGGTGGGTATGAGGATGATGTGGATACAGGGGATGTGATTATTTATACGGGGCATGGTGGTCAGGATAAGGGGTTTAGGCAATGTGCTAATCAGAAGCTTGAATGTGGGAATTTGGGGTTGGAGAGGAGTATGCATTATGGGATTGAGGTGAGAGTTGTGCGCGGGTTTAAGTATGAAGGTAGTGTTAGTGGTAAGGTTTATGTTTATGATGGGTTACATAAGGTTGTAGATTGTTGGTTTGATGTGGGGAAGTCGGGTTTTGGTGTTTATAAGTATAAGATTGTTAGACTTGAGAATCAGTCTGTAAGGGGTAGTTTGGTACTTAGGTTTGCGCAAAATCTTAGAATTAGGCCCTTGGAGGCTAGGCCGAGGGGGTATGTTTGTATGGATATGTCGATGAAAAAGGAAAATGTTCCTGTTTTGTTGTTTAATGATATCGATGGTGATCATGAACCGTTGGCTTATCAGTATTTGGTACGATCTGTTATTCCTCCTTACGTGTATCAGTTTGGGAGTGGTGGTGGGTGTAATTGTGTTGCTGGTTGTTTTAGGGATTGTGTTTGTGCGATGAAGAACGGGGGCGAGTTTGCTTATGATGAAAAAGGAATATTGATACAGGGGAAGCCGGTAATTTTTGAATGTGGTCCACATTGTACTTGTCCTCCAACTTGTAGGAATCGTGTCAGCCAGAAAGGTGTGAGGAACACATTTGAAGTGTTTCGATCCAGGGAAACTGGCTGGGGCGTTAGATCTTTGGACTTGATTCAGGCTGGTGCTTTTCTTTGTGAGTATGCAGGAGTTGTTTTGACTCAGGACCAGGCCAGAGTGTTTTCTATGGCTGGTGATAACTTAGTTTATCCAAAGCGATTCCCTGAGAGGTGGCAAGAATGGGGAGATATATCGCAAGTATCATCTAATTATGTTCGGCCATCACATCCATCAATTCCTCCATTGGACTTTGCAATGGATGTCTCAAGCATGAGGAATGTAGCATGTTACATGAGCCATAGTAGAAGTCCCAACGTAATGGTTCAGTTCGTGCTGTATGATCACAATAATGTGATATTTCCTCGACTTATGTTG is a window from the Apium graveolens cultivar Ventura chromosome 1, ASM990537v1, whole genome shotgun sequence genome containing:
- the LOC141675676 gene encoding histone-lysine N-methyltransferase family member SUVH2-like, translated to MGSLLHFPDLNTAATTNNNSPNKIIQPKLEPLDSVIDSDSLAPPPGIPFPLSQTLIQNPNPNSNSTVYSEFSRISELFKTAFSDKCPQNDVVLSPNALAIVPVDEKHQRQGNVSNVGRVRAPQHSSELVRVTDLSIEDEKYFREVVRKTRMLYENLRVYGNLSDEREMVSRRSRNDLKASAVMRERGLWLNRDKRIVGAIPGVEIGDVFFFRMELCVVGIHEQPQAGIDYLPSSRSSNGEPIATSIIVSGGYEDDVDTGDVIIYTGHGGQDKGFRQCANQKLECGNLGLERSMHYGIEVRVVRGFKYEGSVSGKVYVYDGLHKVVDCWFDVGKSGFGVYKYKIVRLENQSVRGSLVLRFAQNLRIRPLEARPRGYVCMDMSMKKENVPVLLFNDIDGDHEPLAYQYLVRSVIPPYVYQFGSGGGCNCVAGCFRDCVCAMKNGGEFAYDEKGILIQGKPVIFECGPHCTCPPTCRNRVSQKGVRNTFEVFRSRETGWGVRSLDLIQAGAFLCEYAGVVLTQDQARVFSMAGDNLVYPKRFPERWQEWGDISQVSSNYVRPSHPSIPPLDFAMDVSSMRNVACYMSHSRSPNVMVQFVLYDHNNVIFPRLMLFALENIPPLRELSLDYGVAEEWSPKLAICN